The window CGCCGGCAGGGAGGATGCGGCGGGGTCCCCGGGGCTTGGCCGGGCCTTGCCGTAGATTTGGAAGGAGGCGATATGGCCTGCGGCGGCCAGTTCCAGGGCGAGGCGCTCCCAAGCTGCTGCTTCCACCGGCGGCGGGGGGGCGCCGTTTATGGCGCAAATCATGGTCTGGAGGGTAAAGGGGGCGGTACGCGAAAGGGCTTTTATTGCGGCGATTAAACGGTCATAGGGTACGGCGGAACGATCCATTTGGGCGTACCAGTCTTCGGTACCGGCGTCCAGTTTGAGCCAGATCTTCAAAGCCTCCGGACCGACGGCGGCGCGGCGCAGAAACTCAAAGGTTTCGTCCTTCAAGAGGCCCGTAGCATTGGTAATCAGTACCAGAGCCGCCTGGGGAACAAGCTCAGAGCGGATCCGGGCCGCCGCTTCCAGGGCTTCGGGAAAATGCGGGGAAACCGTGGGCTCCCCGTTGCCGGAAAAACAGATATCCCTCACCACTTCGGACCGGCTATGGGCCTCTGCAAGAACATCCCGCAGTGTTTCCGCCATGGTATCCACAGAAAAACTAATATCAGTTTGAAAAGGAAAAACTTCACAGTAGGGACAATCAAACGTACAAATCTTACGATCCGGAAAAAGATTGATCCCAACAGAAAGGCCCTTGGAACGGCGGGAATAAACAGGGTACACCATGGCGCCCCCCTCACGGCCGCGGTGATTTTCCACAGAACCGATAGTCATATAACCCTCCTGGAAACTATTCCGTTAAAATATACTACAAACCTTAGTCAAAAACAATCTCTCCGCAGGCTTTGAGAAAAGCGTCCATATCTTCATCGGTACCGATGCTGACCCGGAGGAAATCTACGATCCGGGGCTTGTTAAAGTGCCGGACCAAAATGCCCCGCTCACGGAGGGCGGCGAATAACTCCGGGCCGGGTTTTTTTGGAGAACTGACAAAAAGGAAATTCGCCCCCGAGGGGATCACCCTAAAGCCCAGGGCAATGAGGGCGGCGGCGGTCCGTTCCCGGGTGGCGATTACTTTTTGTGTTACCCCGTCATAATAAGCAGTATCCCTGATGGCAGCGGCAGCCCCGGCCTGGGCAAGACGGTCCAGGGGGTAGGAGTTGAAGGAGTCCCGGACACGGCAGAGCCCTTCGATGAGCTCCTCACTGCCTATGGCGAAACCGGCCCGGAGCCCCGCCAGGGAACCCATCTTTGAAAAGGTGTGGACCGTAAGAAGGTTGGGATACTCCTTTATATGGGGAACCGCCGACACATCCCCCGCAGAGCCGCTAAAGGCGGTGTACGCTTCATCAACCACCACCACCCGGTTCTGCTTTTTCTGATAGCCTGCCACTGCCAGTATGTCCCGGAGGGGCAGAGTCCGGCCGGTGGGAGCGTTGGGGTTGGGAAAGATCACCCCGCCGGAGGGCACGAAGTAATCATCACTATTGATAGAAAAATCCTCCGTCAACGGGATGGTACGGAAGGGGATATTCCAAAGCCCCGCATAGACCGGATAAAAGCTATAGGTAATATCCGGAAACAGTATTGGTAACGCAATGTTACTGTTGAAAAACGCCCCAAAAACAAAGGCCAGAACTTCATCGGAACCGTTACCCGCAAAGACCTGATCAGGCTTGACGCCGTACCGCGCGGCGACAGCCTCCCGCAGTTCCCGGCAGCCGGGGTCGGGGTACAGCCGGAGCCGGTCCCCCATGGCGGGGCCGTCGGAAAGAACATTCCGTATCGCCTCTATCACCTTTGGTGAGGGCGGATAGGGGTTCTCGTTGGTGTTCAGCTTGACAAACTGTCCGTCCCGGGGCTGTTCGCCCGGCACATAGGGGTCCAGTTTTTGAACGCGGTCGTTCCAATAGCTGCTCATTTTTTGTGCCTCCGGTCCAGTTCGTCCAGTACCTCCCCCACGTCAACACCGGCGCGGGTGATCAGGGCGGTGGTGAAGTACAAAAGGTCCGCCGCTTCCCAGACGATTTCGTCGTGGGTTTTGGCGGTACAGACTTCCTCGGCTTCCTCCATCACCTTTTCCCGGACCAGTTCGTCGTCCAGGGTGGCGGTGTAAGAGCCCGGGGCGGGACTGCGGAATCGTTCGGCGATAATGGCCTGGAGGTATTCCCAGGTGTAGCGGCGGCCGGTCTCAAAGCAGGTCCAGGCGCCGGTGTGGCAGACGGGGCCTCTGGGCTCCACCACGGCGAGAATGGCGTCCCGGTCACAGTCGGCACGGAGACGCAGCAGTTTTAGTGTGTTTCCGGAACTCTCGCCCTTCATCCAGAGTTTGTTACGGGTGCGGCTGTGGAAACAGAGACTGCCCCGCTTGAAGGTTTCGCTCAGCGCTTCCCGGTTCGTGAAGCCGGTCATCAGGACCTGGCCGTCGGGGGACTGGGCTATTACCGGGAGAAGCGCCGCGGCATTTTCCGATGAAGCGGCTTTCTTCCAGTTGAGGGAGGCGATAAAGGCATCGGCGAGTTTTATTTTACCCGTATAGAGGGCCATACCCAGCTGAACATCACAGTTACGGGCGGCCAGGGATTCGATTTCTTCCAAGGTGGAAACCCCGCCGGCGGCGGTAATACCGCAGGAAACGGCTCCCCGCAGTTTTTCTACCGGGCCCAGGTCAATGCCGGTCATGGTACCTTCCCGGTCCACGCAGGTAAAGAGGAGTTCCGATGCGTAGGGCTCCACCGCCTTGGCGCTTTCAATAAGATCCAGCCCGGTTGGAGTTTTCCAGCCGTCCACTACGATTTCGTAGTTTCCCGTTCCATCACTCTGGGAATCTTTGATTCCCGAAGCGTCCACCGCAACGATCACCCGCTCCCGGCCAATGGCCTTAACCAGGGCTTCCAGAAAAGGTATATTGACGGTGAATTCTCCCCCGCTCATACCGGCCCCTTTCTTGGCGGGGTTACGAAACACCGAGGAGCCCAGGATAATTTTCTGTGCCCCAAGGCTTACCAATTCCCGCGCCTGTTCGGGGGTCCTGATCCCCCCTCCCACCCGGCACTGTGCCTTGCGGAACAGGGGTTTGATAAGATCCGCATTGCTTCCCTTACCCATGGCGGCGTCCAGGTCGATCACCGCCACTTCACCATAGCGGTCGAATTCCGCGGCTAACTCTTCCGGGTTGTCCCGTTGTAACACCAATTCTGAACCCTGTTTTAGCTGAACGACCTTGCCGCCCTGCACATCTATAGAAGCGATTACCATCTGACACACACTCCTTTTGATTCGGCGTATTTCTTTATTTCCGGTATGGTAGTTTTCCCAAAATGCAGCAGCGATGCTACCAGAGCAGCATCAGCGTTACCCCATTGATCGCCGCTCTGTTCCCCGGGGGGCAGCAATACGTTAGCAATCTGGTCCAGGGTCCCCGCCCCACCGGAGGCTATCACCGGAACCGGGACAGCTTCCAGGATGGTCCGGGTCAGTTCCAGATCGTAGCCCTCCCCGGTACCGTCGGCGTCGATGGAGTTGAGGAGTATTTCCCCCGCGCCCAGTTCCACCGCCCGTATCGCCCACTCCACCGCATCAAACCCCGTGTCCTCGCGGCCGCCGTGGGAATAGGCATGCCAGTAGGGTTTACCGCTGGGGGTAGTTCCGGCACGGGCGGCGTCTATGGACAGTACCACGCACTGGCTCCCGTAGGCCCTTGCCATTTCGGTAAGGAGGCCAGGGTTCTTCAAGGCCGAGGTACAGACCGAAACCTTGTCCGCACCGGCGTTCATGGCTTCCCGCATATCCTCCACGGTACGTATGCCGCCGCCCACGCAGAGGGGTATGAACACTTCCGCCGCCACCTTGCGGACCACGTCCAGCAAAGTAGCGCGGCTCTTATAGGAGGCGCCAATGTCCAGGAAGGTAAGCTCGTCCGCCCCTTGATCGTTGTAGCGCCGGGCCAGTTCCACCGGGTCTCCGGCGTCCTGTATACCCTTGAACTTTATTCCCTTAACCACCCGGCCATCGTCTACGTCCAGACAGGGAATTATTCGCTTGGCTTGCATATAAACGCCTCCTTTACTTGGCCCAGTTTTCCAGCAACTTCAGTCCCAGGGCGCCGGACTTTTCGGGGTGGAACTGGACGGCGGCTAGGGCGCCCCGCTCCACAACGGAACAGTAGCGGACATAGTATTCGGCCCAGGCGGCTGCGGCGGAATCATTATTCGGGACCGTATAATAGGAATGTATATAGTAGAAAAATGAATTTTCCGGCAGGTCCCGGAATAGTTTGGAGCCGGATCGGGCCTGGGTTTGGTTCCAGCCGATTTGGGGGACCTTGCGGCCGGGGAAGCGCTTTACCGTACCGGGGATCACCCCCAGGCCGGGTATGGGCTTACCATCAACCGGAGGTGCCTCCTCGGAGGAGTCGAACAAAAGCTGGAGGCCGATACAGATCCCCAGGAAGGGCTTATCCGCCTGTATCCACTCCCGCAAGGCCGCTGCGTAACCGGACTTTTCCAGGGAGGCCATGGCGGTGGCAAAGTGGCCGTCACCGGGGAAGAGGATCTTTTCGTAAGGCGCTTTAGCGCCCCCCATGCCG of the Treponema primitia ZAS-1 genome contains:
- the hisH gene encoding imidazole glycerol phosphate synthase subunit HisH: MIGVIDYGAGNLGSVMNALKQLGHKSSFVKGPEELAGGMGGAKAPYEKILFPGDGHFATAMASLEKSGYAAALREWIQADKPFLGICIGLQLLFDSSEEAPPVDGKPIPGLGVIPGTVKRFPGRKVPQIGWNQTQARSGSKLFRDLPENSFFYYIHSYYTVPNNDSAAAAWAEYYVRYCSVVERGALAAVQFHPEKSGALGLKLLENWAK
- the hisF gene encoding imidazole glycerol phosphate synthase subunit HisF, with product MQAKRIIPCLDVDDGRVVKGIKFKGIQDAGDPVELARRYNDQGADELTFLDIGASYKSRATLLDVVRKVAAEVFIPLCVGGGIRTVEDMREAMNAGADKVSVCTSALKNPGLLTEMARAYGSQCVVLSIDAARAGTTPSGKPYWHAYSHGGREDTGFDAVEWAIRAVELGAGEILLNSIDADGTGEGYDLELTRTILEAVPVPVIASGGAGTLDQIANVLLPPGEQSGDQWGNADAALVASLLHFGKTTIPEIKKYAESKGVCVRW
- the hisC gene encoding histidinol-phosphate transaminase, which produces MSSYWNDRVQKLDPYVPGEQPRDGQFVKLNTNENPYPPSPKVIEAIRNVLSDGPAMGDRLRLYPDPGCRELREAVAARYGVKPDQVFAGNGSDEVLAFVFGAFFNSNIALPILFPDITYSFYPVYAGLWNIPFRTIPLTEDFSINSDDYFVPSGGVIFPNPNAPTGRTLPLRDILAVAGYQKKQNRVVVVDEAYTAFSGSAGDVSAVPHIKEYPNLLTVHTFSKMGSLAGLRAGFAIGSEELIEGLCRVRDSFNSYPLDRLAQAGAAAAIRDTAYYDGVTQKVIATRERTAAALIALGFRVIPSGANFLFVSSPKKPGPELFAALRERGILVRHFNKPRIVDFLRVSIGTDEDMDAFLKACGEIVFD
- the hisE gene encoding phosphoribosyl-ATP diphosphatase, yielding MVIASIDVQGGKVVQLKQGSELVLQRDNPEELAAEFDRYGEVAVIDLDAAMGKGSNADLIKPLFRKAQCRVGGGIRTPEQARELVSLGAQKIILGSSVFRNPAKKGAGMSGGEFTVNIPFLEALVKAIGRERVIVAVDASGIKDSQSDGTGNYEIVVDGWKTPTGLDLIESAKAVEPYASELLFTCVDREGTMTGIDLGPVEKLRGAVSCGITAAGGVSTLEEIESLAARNCDVQLGMALYTGKIKLADAFIASLNWKKAASSENAAALLPVIAQSPDGQVLMTGFTNREALSETFKRGSLCFHSRTRNKLWMKGESSGNTLKLLRLRADCDRDAILAVVEPRGPVCHTGAWTCFETGRRYTWEYLQAIIAERFRSPAPGSYTATLDDELVREKVMEEAEEVCTAKTHDEIVWEAADLLYFTTALITRAGVDVGEVLDELDRRHKK
- a CDS encoding radical SAM protein, coding for MTIGSVENHRGREGGAMVYPVYSRRSKGLSVGINLFPDRKICTFDCPYCEVFPFQTDISFSVDTMAETLRDVLAEAHSRSEVVRDICFSGNGEPTVSPHFPEALEAAARIRSELVPQAALVLITNATGLLKDETFEFLRRAAVGPEALKIWLKLDAGTEDWYAQMDRSAVPYDRLIAAIKALSRTAPFTLQTMICAINGAPPPPVEAAAWERLALELAAAGHIASFQIYGKARPSPGDPAASSLPAPILEERAASLRTALSAAGLRSPDGKPIPVEVFL